Part of the Flavobacteriales bacterium genome, TACGTCCAGTCTTTGAAAGTCAAACATGGTGTATGATTGGGTTGGGGCAAAGCTGGGGATTTCCCGGAATGCAATGGAGACAAAGGGATGTAAAAAGTCACCGGGGTGATTTGAGGGCGCACATTGTCTCACATACTCAGCCTAAGGAATGAATCATCTCCACCAAAAGGCAGGGATTCTCGGTTACCGAACTGTATGCTGTTGCCGTATGCAGTTGCTGCTCTCAACGTCCAGTCTTTGAAAGTCGAACACCGTGTGTAATTTGGATTGGGGCAAAGCTGAGGATTTCCCGAAATGCAATGGGGAACAAGTGGTGTAGAAAGTCACACGGGTGATTTTAGAACAAGAATTGGTTTGCATACTCTGCCTGTGCATAATCCGAACAACCTGAACACCTAAACCCGTTTTAAAGTGAGCAGTGTAATCCGGAATATGGTGAACACCTGTCCAGATGAATCTCAGGGAAATTGCTCCTGAATTTTTCAAAGCCGTTCAAAAATCTGAACCGGGATGCTTACTTTCACAGGATGATTTCATTCATCACCCGTGAAATCACAGCGGCATGAACCCCGAACAACTCCGGCAGATACTGAACACAGGCGAAAGCATAGAGGTCGAATTCAAAACCTCGCGGACCGACCTGAACAAAGACGCTTTTGAATCCGTTTGCGCTTTCCTCAACCGCAACGGAGGACACCTGCTGCTGGGCGTGAAAAATGACGGTACGGTGGAAGGCGTGCAGGAAGACCGCATACAAACCATCATCGACCACATCATCACAAGCGCCAACAATCCCAATAAGCTCAGTCCGCCCTTTTACCTGTCGGCAAAGGTTATCCAATATCAGAAAAAGCAAATCATCCATGTGTATGTACCGGAAAGTTCCCAGGTACACAGCACCGCCGGAAGGATATTCGACCGCAATGAAGATGGGGATCTTGATGTCACCAAGCACACCGATCAGGTTACGCAACTCTATTTGCGAAAACAAAACACCTATTCGGAAAACAGGGTGTTCCCTTACACCAGGCTTTCCGATTTCAAATCCGGGCTCTTTAAGCGGGTTCGTATCACTGCTCAAAATTTAAGTTCAGGCTATAAGGAACATCCCTGGGTAAGCATGACTGATGAAGAATTACTACGGTCAGCAGGGTTGTTCAAGCACGATCATCAGACCGGAAAGGATGGCTATACGCTGGCTGCCATCCTACTTTTTGGCAAAGATGAAACGATCATGGACGTATTGCCTCATCATAAGACCGATGCGATACTTCGTATAGAAAATCTTGATCGCTACGATGACCGGGATGACATCCGCACCAATCTCATTGAAAGTTATGACCGGCTCATGGCCTTTATCCAGAAACACCTGCCGGATAAGTTCTACCAGGAAAACGAACACAGGAGCAGTTTGCGCGACAGGCTCTTCCGGGAAGTGGTCAGCAACATGCTCATCCACCGGGAATTTTCCAATGCTTTCCCGGCCAAGCTGATCATTGAGAAAAACAGGGTCTATGCCGAAAACTGGAACCGGCCTCACGGTTCGGGGGCCATTGACCCGGCCAATTTCTCACCCTATCCGAAGAATCCGGTGATCGCGCGCTTCTTTAAGGAGATCGGACGGGTGGACGAGCTGGGATCGGGCATACGGAATGTCAATAAATATACCGGAATTTATACACCCGGTGCGAAACCGGAGTTCCTGGAAGGGGACATTTTTAAGACGATCATTCCCCTGATATCAAAAAAGAGTACTACCCAAATCGCTACCCAAATAACTACCCGAATAACTACCCTAAAGATGCCTGAAAGGATCATAGAACTGCTGAAAGAGAATCCGTCCATGAGCAGGAAAGAACTGGCAGAGGTGTTGGGAGACATTACGGAGGATGGGGTAAAATATCATCTTGATAAGTTGAAAGAGGATGGGAAGATCGAACGGGTAGGTGGGACAAGAGGTTATTGGAAGGTGAGATAAAGGATACTAACCTTGATGCCTGCCATGCAAATCCCACTTACACAATTCGAGCAATTCATAGAGGACACCATCCTCAAACGCGGACTGTCCTATTTCAAAAAAGGACAGGTACAGGAAGTGGAAGAAACCTCATCCGGGCAGTACGAAGCCGTTGTGCAAGGCACCGAAGAATACAGGGTACGGTTACAGATCAAAGACCATGCGGTCACCCACCACCTGTGCAGTTGTCCGTACGACCAGGGACCCGTTTGCAAACACATCGTGGCCGTGATCTTTTATCTTCAACAGGAAACACTGGGCCTGCAACCCGATGCCTCCAAGGAAAAACCCCAAAGGAAAAAGAGACCGGCAACCGAAACTAGGAAAAAACGCAAAACCGTTGCCGGTAAAGTGGATGAATTGCTGGGAAACATCTCCCATGATGAACTGAAAGACTTCGTCCGCCAAAAAGCCGCAGAATCTTCTCCCTTCAGAAACACCCTGCTGTCGGCCTTTGCCCATCAGAACACGGATGAGTCACAGGGAGATTACAACAAACAGATACGCTCCATCCTCCGCCAGGCCGCAGGCCGCGACGGATTCATCCCCTGGTCGGCCACCGGGCATGTGGGAAGAATGATGCACGGCCTGATGGTAACGGCCCGGA contains:
- a CDS encoding putative DNA binding domain-containing protein; translated protein: MNPEQLRQILNTGESIEVEFKTSRTDLNKDAFESVCAFLNRNGGHLLLGVKNDGTVEGVQEDRIQTIIDHIITSANNPNKLSPPFYLSAKVIQYQKKQIIHVYVPESSQVHSTAGRIFDRNEDGDLDVTKHTDQVTQLYLRKQNTYSENRVFPYTRLSDFKSGLFKRVRITAQNLSSGYKEHPWVSMTDEELLRSAGLFKHDHQTGKDGYTLAAILLFGKDETIMDVLPHHKTDAILRIENLDRYDDRDDIRTNLIESYDRLMAFIQKHLPDKFYQENEHRSSLRDRLFREVVSNMLIHREFSNAFPAKLIIEKNRVYAENWNRPHGSGAIDPANFSPYPKNPVIARFFKEIGRVDELGSGIRNVNKYTGIYTPGAKPEFLEGDIFKTIIPLISKKSTTQIATQITTRITTLKMPERIIELLKENPSMSRKELAEVLGDITEDGVKYHLDKLKEDGKIERVGGTRGYWKVR